The following DNA comes from Streptomyces pristinaespiralis.
CCGCTGACGGCCGGTTCCGGTGGCCGACCGGCCGGGTCGTCCGCCGTGTGACTACCCTGTGGCACATGACGACGCCCATCAGAGTCGTGCTCGCCGACGATCAGAGACTCGTGAGAGCCGGATTCCGGTCGATCCTGGACGACGAGGACGACATCGAGGTCGTCGGCGAGGCCGCCGACGGCGTCGAGGCGGTGCGGCTCGCCGGTGAACTGCTGCCGGACATCGTCCTGATGGACATCAGGATGCCCGAGGAGGACGGTCTGGCCGCCACCCGGCGGATCACCGGGGACGAGCGGCTGTCCGAAGTGAAGGTACTCATCCTGACCACCTTCGACATGGACGACTACGTGTTCAACGCCCTGTACGCGGGCGCCTCGGGGTTCTTGGTCAAGGACACCGAGCCGATGGAGCTGCTGCACGGCATCCGCGTCTGCTCCCGGGGCGACGCCCTGATCGCCCCCAAGGTGACCCGCCGGCTCATCGCGGAGTTCACCAACCGGATCCGTCACCCGGACCCGAGCCCGCGGCTCAACGCTCTGACCGCGCGCGAGCACGAGGTCCTCGGTCTGGTGGGCGCGGGCCTGACGAACGACGAGATCGCCCGCAGGCTGGTGCTCAGCCCCGCCACCGCCAAGACACACGTAAGCCGCATCATGTCCAAGCTCGGTGCCCGTGACCGCACCCAGCTCGTCATCACCGCCTACGAATCCGGCATGATCACGCCGGGCTGGCTGAGCTGAATGCACCAGCTCCGTGCCGTCGTGCCGTCCCGCCCGGCGGAATCCCGGCCGGCCTGTACCCCCGCACCACCCCGGTTGTAGTGCCGGTGCGTCCCCGCGCGGGACCCCTAAAACGCCCTGAACTGCGGTGACGCCGCCGAGACCGGAGGCGGAGCGGCCGTGGTGTGCATCCCCGGTGGTACGCCCCGGACCGTCCTGCAACCGGCGTCGTACGCCGGGTGCAATCCGGCGGCCGACGCGGGACATCGAGCCGTGAGCCGATCGTGGAGGCGTGGAAAAGCAGACCACCCCCCCATACATCCCCCGGAGCCGCGGGGCTCCCTCTAGGGAACCCGCCGGTTCGCCCACGACCGCCGCCCCCGGCCCGCCGGCGGTGAGCGGTCGTGGAGCTGGTCGCCGTCGTGCTGCTCGCCGGCTGTTCCGCCGTGTACTTCGTGTTCGGCGGAGCGGACATCGGCCTGGGCATGGCGCTGCCGTACCTGGGGCGCGACCGCGCCGAACGGCGGCGGGCCGACGGTGCGCTGTGGCCGCTGTCCGTGGTCCACGAGGGCTGGCTGCTGCAGGCCCTCACGGTCCTGGCCGGCTGTTTCCCCGCGCTGGTCGGCGAAGTGACCGGCGGACTGTGGCTGGTGCGCAACGCCGGCCTGTGCCGGCGGGCGGCGGGCGGGGGGCCGGTGTGCGACGCCCTGGTGGTCGCGGGCAGCTGCGTGCTGGCCTGCGGCTCGGGCTGGACGCCGGCCTCCGTGGTCGACGAGGAGTCGGGACGGCCCGCACCCACCACGACCGGTGCCCCGACGGCGGCCGCGGTCGCCCTGCTGTTCCTCGCCCATGGCATGAGTTCGGCCGCGCTGCGGCTGACCGGAGCGCCGCTGCGCCGTGCCCGCGTGCTGACGGGTCAGCACGCGGGCACGCACTCCTACGCCCTGACCTCCGCGGTCATGGCGGCACTGCCCCTGCTGGCCGGGCACCGGCTGCCGCTGTGGGAGCACGTCGCCCACGGCTCCGTACAACGTCTGCTGCTGCCCTTGTTGATCCGCGCCGTTCCGCTGCTGCTCGCCACCCGGGCGCGGCTGCGTCGCCGGCCGGACACCGACCCACTGTGAACCCTGCGGAGAGAGACCGAAGCAACCATGACCCTGACCGAAGAGACGACCCGGACACAGAGCCGGGAGGGCGTGTTCGCACGCGTCGCCGGCTTCTCCTACCGCCGGAAGTGGCTGGCCCTCATCCTGTGGTTCACCGTGCTGGTGGGCGTGTGGGCGGCCGCGACGGTGGTGGGCGACGACTACCGCGAGGACTACGCGCTGCCCGGCACCGAGTCGCAGGCGGCGGCCGACGTGCTCGCCGAGCACGGCGCGGCCCGCACCGGTGACACGATCTCCATCGTGCTGAGCGACAAGGGCGGACTGAGGACCCCGGAGGTCGAGCAGCGCGTCGAGGGCATGCTGGCGGACGTCGCCGGCCTGCCCAACGTGGAGCAGGTGCGCAGCCTGTACGACGACTCCGCCGCCGTCTCCGAGGACGGCACCATCGGTTACGCGACCGTGGTGCTGGAGGTCGCCTCGAAGGAGATGCCGAAGGAGGACACCCAGAAGATCTACGACGCCGCCACCGCCGTCGAGGGCGACGGGCTCCGGGTCGAGCTGGGCGGTGACGCCGCCCGGGTGCTCGGCGAGAGCTCGGGCAGCGCGGCCGAGGGCGCCGGTCTGCTGGCCGCGCTGGTCATCCTGGTGTTCATGTTCGGTACGATCATCGCCGCCGGACTGCCCATCATGACCGCGGTGTTCGCGGTGGGTTCGACGCTCGGGGTGATCGTCCTGATGTCGCACCTGTTCATGATCGCCGACTGGACGACGTACGTCATGATCCTCGTCGGCCTCGGTGTCGGCATCGACTACGCGCTGCTGATCTTCGCCCGGTTCCGGGCGGAACTGGTGCGCGGCATCGCCCCCGAACGGGCCACCAAGGACGCGCTGGACGTGGCCGGCCGCTCGGTGTTCTTCGCCGGCTGCACGGTCATCCTCGCCCTGCTCGGTCTGGTCGCCCTCGGTCTCGGCTCGCTTCAGGGCATGGCCGTCTCGGTGGCGCTCACCGTGCTGGTCACCATGATCGCCTCGCTGACGCTGCTGCCCGCCCTGCTGGGCGTCTTCGGCGAGCGCTTCGCCCGCCAGTTCACCGCGCGGGCCGCCAAGCGCGTGGCCCTCGGCAAGCCCGAGGAGGGCACCACCTGGCGCAAGCTGGCCGCCGGGGTGCAGCGCCGGCCGCTGGCCGCGCTGCTGGCCGCAGGAGTGATCCTGGGCGCGCTGTGCGTGCCCGCGCTGACCATGCGGCTGGGCTTCGCGGACGCGGGCAGCGACGCGGTCGACACCACCAGCCGTCAGGCCTACGACCTGCTCTCCGACGGTTTCGGCCCCGGCTTCAACGGCCCGCTGATCGTCATCGTGGACGGCGGTGAGGGCGGAGCGGAGCAGGCGGGCACCGTCGTCGCCCGGGCGCT
Coding sequences within:
- a CDS encoding response regulator transcription factor, with the translated sequence MTTPIRVVLADDQRLVRAGFRSILDDEDDIEVVGEAADGVEAVRLAGELLPDIVLMDIRMPEEDGLAATRRITGDERLSEVKVLILTTFDMDDYVFNALYAGASGFLVKDTEPMELLHGIRVCSRGDALIAPKVTRRLIAEFTNRIRHPDPSPRLNALTAREHEVLGLVGAGLTNDEIARRLVLSPATAKTHVSRIMSKLGARDRTQLVITAYESGMITPGWLS
- a CDS encoding cytochrome d ubiquinol oxidase subunit II, whose translation is MELVAVVLLAGCSAVYFVFGGADIGLGMALPYLGRDRAERRRADGALWPLSVVHEGWLLQALTVLAGCFPALVGEVTGGLWLVRNAGLCRRAAGGGPVCDALVVAGSCVLACGSGWTPASVVDEESGRPAPTTTGAPTAAAVALLFLAHGMSSAALRLTGAPLRRARVLTGQHAGTHSYALTSAVMAALPLLAGHRLPLWEHVAHGSVQRLLLPLLIRAVPLLLATRARLRRRPDTDPL
- a CDS encoding MMPL family transporter, with the translated sequence MTLTEETTRTQSREGVFARVAGFSYRRKWLALILWFTVLVGVWAAATVVGDDYREDYALPGTESQAAADVLAEHGAARTGDTISIVLSDKGGLRTPEVEQRVEGMLADVAGLPNVEQVRSLYDDSAAVSEDGTIGYATVVLEVASKEMPKEDTQKIYDAATAVEGDGLRVELGGDAARVLGESSGSAAEGAGLLAALVILVFMFGTIIAAGLPIMTAVFAVGSTLGVIVLMSHLFMIADWTTYVMILVGLGVGIDYALLIFARFRAELVRGIAPERATKDALDVAGRSVFFAGCTVILALLGLVALGLGSLQGMAVSVALTVLVTMIASLTLLPALLGVFGERFARQFTARAAKRVALGKPEEGTTWRKLAAGVQRRPLAALLAAGVILGALCVPALTMRLGFADAGSDAVDTTSRQAYDLLSDGFGPGFNGPLIVIVDGGEGGAEQAGTVVARALGEVPGVEAATPPVPTEDGEAATVLVFPSSSPQDGKTSDLVAELRDDVLPPLAGDTGARYLVGGSTAAAEDYSQKVSDRMPLFVTIVVGMSILLLMAVFRSVLIPLKAALLNLLSIGAALGAITLVFQHGWFGVEPGPIEAYLPVMIFAVVFGLSMDYEIFLVSRIHEEWVRSKDNTLAVREGLAHTGGVITAAGAIMVVVFGAFMLSPQRLLQQTGFGMAVAIFVDAVVIRCLIVPAVMQLLGRRAWWFPAPLERLLPKVELEKNH